One Ranitomeya imitator isolate aRanImi1 chromosome 4, aRanImi1.pri, whole genome shotgun sequence genomic window, ACaatcccttcttgatcaaaatgtttggccccaataaaatcatAAAGCTAATAATCAACTTTCGTGCCCGCGCCATTCCTTTGGTGTTGGCACTCACTCTCCTGGGGCTTATGGGTTGTTGTGACACAATCAgctctggcatcactgtctccgccttcggacaaatcaaacacaaagaggaagtccgggctgcagctgatcgcgGACTTTCTCTTCCTGCTCAGTTTGACAGGAGGCGaggacagtgacgtcagcgctgattgaGCACCAGCGTCACATGTAACAACAACAGCATCGGAGCCCCGTGGAGAGCGAGTGCCGAAACCGAGGGAATGGtgccggcacaggaggtgagtttaagctttatttttttatgggggcCAAGCAAGGGATATGAGAAGAAGTTATCCAAGTAGTGACATCTTTAAGGCTAAACAATATTGTGACTGCGCACAACAGACAGTGATCCAGTCGCCATATGAGCTTAACAAATAATTTATCTAATCTAAAGATACAtggcagtgtaaggtatagagcagtTTGAACAACATCGGTCAAGCTTCCCATGTATACTAAACAGATGTTATGGCCATAAcatgtcatttttacatttttaggaAAAAAGTAGAGTAGACATACCTTTGCAGCATTCTGTTTTCTTACAGCTAGCTGTGTGATATCTCTTGAAATAGTTTCATATGCATTGTCTTGTGCAATGCTTGCATTGGCCACTTTCCTGTTCATTTCTCTAGAAGTAAATTCTTTTGATGTCCGAGTGGAAACATGATCAAATGTGTTTGTAGTGCACATAGAGAAATTTGCTATCTTGTCCATTGCATGGTATTCATTCATGTAGTGGGGGTCTCTAAAGGGTATTTCTGCATAGGTTTCATCAGCCTCACAGTTGGATAGAGCAGTAGGAAACAAAAATGAGCTATCAGGACTTTCGGGTCCAGCATGTAAGAATGAAGTTTTACTGTTAACTGTCTGAATAGATGTTGCAAACCTCATTTCCAGAACCTCACATTCATTTAAGTTTGAAATCAGTTTGGGTTTTCTTCTGTCTGCTGATAATTTTAGTGCTTCTTGATTTAAGGCCTGTGGTGAGACATGTAAATGCGCTAGGGCTGATGGCACGCTATGGTCTAATTTAACTTCAGAATATAGCACATTTTGCGGATTGGTTTTCACCACATTCTTCTTATTGATTTGTCTTTCTTTTACATGAGAATAATGAACATCTTTGTTAGTATTTGGAGAACATGGATTTCCATTCGTCTCTTTTTTAGTCTTTGCATAGATTTGCTCATCAGCGTCGTCTTCATCTAGATAACAATTTCTCTCTGGCAATGGTGGCGCAGTGTCCTACAACAATTTAAACAATACACTTGCTGTTAGTTACAGTACTGGTTATAAAAAATAGTACtggttatagaaaaaaaataaaaacatttttgccAACTAACATTATTTTTGTTACAGTGATCAGTATGTAAACTTTTTTATTCAATACTCAATACTCCACACATTGCaaagttatgattttttttatatataatgcaTTATTTTTTATGTTCATGCTCCTTTACAAGCTCCTTTGAACTGCTACTCAGCAATATACGTCCATTTTATTCAGTCTTCAAACAGTTTGTGTATAAGATTTTTCATGTGCGAGCTTCTTTGCTCCCATCCCATACAGGGAAAATTTCATACACAGACTTTTTGAACATAGTGTACAGATCTTGCTGAGCAGCAGATAAACAGAGCTTCTAAAGAAGCACTGAAACAGCACTAGAGCATAGAGTTTGGGAGAGGACGCAAGATAAGGTAATGAAGTATATTATAATAACTCATAGCTTTGCAATAATATAGTATTTGAAAATAATATAGTAAAACAATAGTAAATTATACATTTTACAACCAATAAGTTTTTTTTAGTCTTTTAGTAGATATATGATATAATGAACATACATTTAGTTTGCCATTAATCTTGTTTGTATGTGTTATCATTGAAAGGAATTGTCTCATGTTTATAAATAATTAAAATGacaaaaacaagcaattttgcaatttgatTCATATTAAAAGTCCTATCCGTTCATACATAAAGAAAGCAGTCCCCAGTCACGTCCGTCATCTGTTACTGGAATTATAGGGGGTTTATACATTACTGGTaacacaaaggctctgaaaaagtgaAATCGCTCCTCACTCctcaaaataaattcagcaaattctttaCTACCAAATCTAAATGCCTTCCTCCCTTCTGATCCCCAGTGTAACTAAACCACATGTAGCGTCCACATGTTGGCATTTCTGCAGTAATGAGAGCCAACTTCATTtaagggtgcatgtctccagatgcATGAGCTGGACATAATGGGA contains:
- the LOC138674173 gene encoding uncharacterized protein, with product MSKNDLKGTLGRTPMELPVMQGSDDALPDWFHGITSRRDCEELLKNKELGHFIIRLSQRTFGYILSYKGRDRCRHFVINQLSDGELVVSGECYSHESLPALISYYQNTPIEPFGEKLSQFFIKFSESNKYDNIQGSNSMREKTGLPKNNGGNNSNGQKKQTEDSTEDTAPPLPERNCYLDEDDADEQIYAKTKKETNGNPCSPNTNKDVHYSHVKERQINKKNVVKTNPQNVLYSEVKLDHSVPSALAHLHVSPQALNQEALKLSADRRKPKLISNLNECEVLEMRFATSIQTVNSKTSFLHAGPESPDSSFLFPTALSNCEADETYAEIPFRDPHYMNEYHAMDKIANFSMCTTNTFDHVSTRTSKEFTSREMNRKVANASIAQDNAYETISRDITQLAVRKQNAAKVEKPKRFFFGDKKK